A portion of the Oxynema aestuarii AP17 genome contains these proteins:
- a CDS encoding DUF1648 domain-containing protein — protein sequence MSQKDSRRPRLKIGRSRLENWLEVVAIASLILAIVFPMTVWNELPEEIPVDFSLNGQPSLWGSKLSIWLYPVCAAIGYLVMTVARFYPHTFHYSVRITPENARRQYQNALYWLSWTKVSFILTFGFVEWQTVRIAFGERDRLDWKGIVVLLAIFLGVNFVYRDRRDRDG from the coding sequence ATGAGTCAGAAGGATTCGCGGCGTCCGAGACTCAAGATCGGGCGATCGCGGTTGGAAAATTGGCTCGAAGTCGTGGCGATCGCCAGTTTAATCTTGGCGATCGTCTTTCCGATGACCGTCTGGAACGAGCTTCCGGAAGAGATTCCCGTCGATTTTTCCTTAAACGGACAACCGAGTTTATGGGGTTCTAAACTGTCGATTTGGCTGTATCCGGTCTGCGCGGCGATCGGCTATCTGGTGATGACGGTAGCCCGTTTCTATCCCCACACCTTTCACTATTCGGTTCGGATTACGCCAGAAAATGCACGCAGGCAGTATCAAAATGCCCTGTACTGGTTGAGTTGGACCAAAGTCAGCTTTATTTTGACCTTCGGATTTGTCGAGTGGCAAACGGTTCGGATCGCATTCGGGGAGCGCGATCGCCTCGACTGGAAAGGAATTGTGGTTTTATTGGCGATCTTTTTGGGGGTAAACTTCGTTTATCGAGATCGCCGCGATCGCGACGGCTAA
- a CDS encoding ABC transporter permease has translation MFWSIRQGFPKKLKLALSTIALVIPLILWTIVSYSGWVTPMILPTPTAVIEAAIVMFFQENLWVDIAVSFTRVALGFLAAAAIGIPIGIAMGTFYSMESLFGPIVGTVRYMPVAAFIPLLIVWFGLGELSKVAIIFLGIIFYNAIMIADAVKFIPNELLNAAYTLGADRKAILWRVILPASVPSILDTLRVNIAGAWNFLVISELIAADRGLGFRIVRAQRYVQTDKVLVSIVVIGAIGLLLDYGFKIVSRKLTPWAEHSTH, from the coding sequence GTGTTTTGGAGTATTCGTCAAGGATTCCCCAAAAAACTAAAACTCGCCCTTTCAACAATTGCCCTCGTCATCCCCCTAATCTTGTGGACGATCGTCAGTTATAGCGGTTGGGTAACGCCGATGATTTTACCCACGCCAACCGCCGTTATCGAAGCGGCGATCGTCATGTTTTTTCAAGAAAACTTATGGGTAGATATTGCCGTCAGTTTCACCAGAGTTGCCCTAGGGTTTCTAGCGGCGGCGGCGATCGGCATTCCGATCGGCATAGCCATGGGAACCTTTTACAGTATGGAAAGTCTGTTCGGTCCGATTGTCGGAACCGTTCGTTATATGCCCGTTGCCGCCTTTATTCCCTTATTAATCGTCTGGTTTGGCTTGGGAGAACTATCAAAAGTCGCGATTATTTTTCTCGGAATTATCTTCTATAACGCGATCATGATCGCCGACGCCGTTAAATTTATCCCCAACGAACTTTTAAACGCCGCTTATACCCTCGGGGCCGATCGCAAAGCGATTCTCTGGCGCGTCATTTTACCCGCCTCGGTTCCCAGTATTCTCGACACCTTGCGGGTCAATATTGCTGGGGCGTGGAATTTCCTCGTCATCTCCGAACTGATTGCCGCCGATCGCGGTTTGGGCTTTAGAATTGTTAGAGCACAACGGTACGTACAAACGGATAAAGTTTTAGTCAGTATTGTCGTGATTGGGGCGATCGGATTGTTACTCGATTATGGCTTTAAAATCGTTTCGCGCAAACTCACCCCCTGGGCCGAACATTCCACCCATTAA
- a CDS encoding ABC transporter substrate-binding protein — protein MNRLWTRRQTLQLVAGITGGLVLHACTPGDRRSSANTASIGLFTWVGSTPLYIAQEKGFFQDLNLNLDIKVFGTNTDGNTAFISGQLNAVSPVVSEAVSLAARGKRFRIVLVQDNSVGGDGILARNKIKTISDFKGQRIAVEEASVSHFFLLQVLDTVGLGSGDFTLVNAGPDAAAAAYQSGNIDIAVTYAPFLKQANEVQKDGRIIYDSSKMPTAITDLYVFDADFVEENPQAVRAFVSGVLRGLEFLKTNPDEGLAIASQRLGVTPESLKSDLQGVKLPDLAANVEMLADPNSPVYLLKSMQSLAKFLQSQGQIDKIPDLEPFIEPQFVKALQSEAAG, from the coding sequence ATGAACCGACTGTGGACTCGTCGCCAAACCTTACAACTCGTTGCCGGAATCACCGGAGGACTCGTTCTCCACGCCTGCACTCCCGGCGATCGGCGATCGTCCGCCAATACCGCCTCCATTGGTTTGTTTACTTGGGTCGGTTCTACTCCCCTTTACATCGCCCAAGAAAAAGGTTTTTTTCAAGACTTAAACTTAAATTTAGACATTAAAGTTTTCGGAACCAATACCGACGGCAACACCGCCTTTATTTCCGGTCAACTCAATGCCGTTTCTCCCGTCGTCTCCGAAGCGGTCAGCCTCGCGGCCCGAGGAAAACGATTTCGCATCGTCTTAGTTCAAGATAATTCCGTCGGCGGCGACGGTATTTTAGCGAGGAATAAAATCAAAACCATTTCCGACTTTAAAGGACAACGAATTGCTGTAGAAGAAGCCAGCGTCAGCCACTTTTTTTTATTGCAAGTCCTCGATACCGTCGGCTTGGGTTCGGGAGATTTTACCCTCGTCAATGCCGGACCCGATGCGGCGGCGGCGGCTTATCAATCGGGCAATATTGATATTGCAGTGACTTATGCCCCGTTTTTAAAACAAGCGAACGAAGTTCAAAAAGACGGACGCATTATTTACGATTCCTCAAAAATGCCCACGGCTATTACTGATTTATATGTTTTTGATGCGGATTTTGTTGAAGAAAATCCCCAAGCCGTACGGGCTTTTGTCTCTGGAGTTTTACGAGGATTGGAGTTTTTGAAAACAAATCCCGATGAAGGATTGGCGATCGCCTCCCAACGTTTGGGCGTCACTCCCGAAAGCTTGAAAAGCGATCTACAAGGGGTCAAACTGCCCGATTTAGCTGCAAATGTAGAAATGTTGGCCGATCCGAATAGTCCCGTTTATTTATTAAAGTCGATGCAATCTTTGGCGAAGTTTCTCCAATCTCAAGGTCAAATCGATAAGATTCCCGACTTAGAACCATTCATCGAACCACAATTTGTCAAAGCATTGCAAAGTGAAGCGGCGGGATAA
- a CDS encoding peptidoglycan-binding domain-containing protein: MENLAYLEVLADRDPQVDPPVAIATHFNWKKLSAAASFTLLGLTPSLLLVVHTQASLAALRFGDRGPQVTELQAQLMDAGIYNGPVNGYFGPQTEAAVKRFQERHQTIADGVVGSATESLLQSPHTQYIDFGKGDRGEKVVRWQQSLSILGYYFGPISGIYDEGTTVAVRDFQRDYGLPIDGRANTNTQIAVEEAIVFTPGADPVDVTPSRRLDDTRETPNPSIELLARGELLARGDRGPQVEQLQDRLLALGYFHGPRTGYFGPLTETAVRSFQADYHLAVDGKVGSTTATILSQTDLGDPSVPGDRAQLARGDRGSEVEALQRQLMSAGYFHGPVTGYFGPLTEEAVEQLQRDRQLYADGVAGPNTQNILVSLLRSVE, translated from the coding sequence ATGGAAAATTTGGCTTATTTAGAAGTGCTGGCCGACCGCGATCCGCAAGTCGATCCCCCGGTCGCCATTGCCACTCACTTTAACTGGAAAAAGCTCTCGGCGGCTGCCAGTTTTACCCTACTCGGATTGACTCCGAGCTTATTGTTAGTCGTTCACACTCAAGCCAGTTTGGCGGCGTTGCGTTTCGGCGATCGCGGTCCGCAAGTCACCGAACTGCAAGCACAACTGATGGATGCCGGAATTTACAACGGTCCGGTCAACGGTTATTTTGGGCCGCAAACGGAAGCGGCGGTCAAGCGTTTTCAAGAACGACACCAGACGATCGCCGATGGGGTGGTCGGTTCGGCGACCGAATCGCTCTTACAATCTCCTCACACTCAATATATTGACTTCGGTAAGGGCGATCGCGGCGAAAAGGTCGTGCGCTGGCAGCAAAGTTTATCGATTCTCGGTTACTATTTCGGCCCGATTTCGGGCATTTACGACGAAGGAACCACCGTCGCCGTCCGCGATTTTCAGCGCGATTACGGCTTGCCGATCGACGGGAGGGCCAATACCAACACTCAAATCGCCGTAGAGGAGGCGATCGTCTTTACTCCCGGCGCCGATCCGGTGGATGTCACGCCGAGTCGCCGTCTGGACGATACCCGCGAAACCCCTAACCCATCGATCGAACTGTTAGCCAGAGGGGAACTGTTGGCGAGAGGCGATCGCGGTCCGCAAGTCGAGCAGTTGCAAGATCGATTGCTGGCCCTGGGGTACTTCCACGGTCCGCGTACGGGATATTTCGGTCCGCTTACGGAAACCGCCGTCCGCAGCTTTCAAGCGGACTATCATCTCGCCGTCGATGGCAAGGTCGGCAGCACGACTGCGACTATTTTATCTCAAACTGACCTCGGCGACCCTTCTGTGCCCGGCGATCGCGCCCAACTGGCGCGCGGCGATCGCGGTTCCGAGGTGGAAGCACTACAGCGTCAGTTAATGAGTGCGGGCTATTTTCACGGTCCGGTTACCGGATATTTCGGCCCGCTTACCGAGGAAGCGGTCGAGCAGTTGCAGCGCGATCGTCAGCTCTATGCCGATGGGGTTGCCGGCCCGAATACCCAAAATATTTTAGTTAGCTTGTTGCGATCGGTCGAGTGA
- a CDS encoding ABC transporter ATP-binding protein, whose translation MTEFGEAKLQVRGVDKYFDRFHVLAAIDLHLEANEFVSIVGASGCGKSTLLNIIAGLTPPSTGEVLVDGHIVRGPGSDRGMIFQNYSLFPWLSVADNIAFGLKLKGVSRSRQKEKIAYYLEVVGLSQFANAYPKQLSGGMKQRVAIARALANEPEVLLMDEPFGALDAQTREQMQLFLLNLWEQTHTTILTITHDVEEAIFLSQRIYIMSAHPGRIKAEIRVDLDRDRDLETKLTPKFIEIQRQVLHQLRQ comes from the coding sequence ATGACCGAATTCGGCGAAGCGAAATTGCAAGTACGTGGGGTTGACAAATACTTCGATCGCTTTCACGTTTTAGCGGCGATCGACTTGCACTTAGAAGCCAATGAATTTGTTTCGATCGTCGGCGCGTCCGGATGTGGAAAATCCACCTTACTCAACATCATTGCCGGATTGACACCTCCGAGTACGGGAGAAGTCCTCGTTGACGGTCACATCGTGCGCGGACCGGGGAGCGATCGCGGCATGATTTTTCAGAACTATTCTTTATTTCCCTGGTTGAGTGTAGCGGATAATATTGCATTTGGATTGAAACTCAAAGGAGTCTCGCGATCGCGGCAAAAAGAGAAAATAGCTTATTATTTAGAAGTCGTCGGCTTGAGTCAATTCGCCAATGCTTATCCCAAACAACTCTCGGGAGGGATGAAACAACGGGTGGCGATCGCCCGCGCCTTAGCCAACGAACCGGAAGTGTTATTAATGGACGAACCCTTTGGAGCCTTAGACGCGCAAACCCGGGAACAAATGCAGCTTTTTCTGTTAAATTTGTGGGAGCAAACTCACACCACAATTTTAACGATTACCCACGATGTGGAAGAAGCGATTTTCCTGTCCCAACGTATCTATATCATGAGCGCGCATCCCGGTAGAATTAAAGCGGAAATCCGAGTCGATCTCGATCGCGATCGGGATTTAGAAACCAAATTGACCCCGAAATTTATCGAAATTCAGCGTCAAGTTCTGCACCAATTACGACAATAA